The Prionailurus bengalensis isolate Pbe53 chromosome E4, Fcat_Pben_1.1_paternal_pri, whole genome shotgun sequence region CTCAGAGGAGGTGGAGCTTGTGGGGCTGGAAGCCGAGTGGAGATTAAGACAGGACTGGGAGCAGACCCTGGGAAGCGCAGAGGGCAGAGGTGCCCTGGGCCTCTGGTGTGAGTCAGCCCTTGTTCTCCCACAGTGAGGATGGCCACACCTCTGGAGCAGGCATTGGCTACAGTCGTGAGCACCTTCCGGAAATACGCAGAGCTCTCCGGGGCAAGCACGGGCTCTGCCAGGCAGGGCTCAAGGAGCTGCTACAGAAGGAGCTGCCCACCTGGACCCCGGCGAGACCCCTGGGGGCCCAGGCTGCAGGGCAGCACTGCCTGGACTCtgcagaggcagagctggggacaAGCCCCCGGCAGGTGGGGTACAGGCGAGGCCGTGGGCCCCTGAGTTCTCATCCGTGTTTCGGGAAGACAGTCACTGGACCTGCTGCTTtgcagggctgctgggaggacTGGTTCACAGCACCGTGGAGagttcctgacacatagtaggccctcagcAGCCAGCAGGGGGGTCTGAGAAGGAGGGTTCAGGGGGCACTGAGGTTCAGGGGAGGTGTGGGACcgcccaggaggggagggtggggtggtggCACGCTCTGTCCTCaaccttgccccccccccccccccccgccactgcacAGATGGGGCTCCGAGAGGGTGTCTACAGTGAGTTCATGAGCGTCCTGGACACCGACAAGGACCGCAAGGTGGACTTTGTGGAGTACGTGCGCTCCCTGGCCTGCCTCTGCACTTTCTGCCATGACTACTTCAAGGACGTGACCCCCGTGACCCCCTGCTCCCAGTAGGCTCTGCTCCTGAGGACAGGGGTCTGCTCAGGCAGgacctgtccccccacccccgtcctgcACCTCCAGCATCCCAGCTAGAGAGTCACAGAGCTGCTGCTCCCTCCCACGGCCGTGACTGTGGTGGGGAAGGGCACATTCAGCCCCTAATAAAGTGCTGGTGTCACTTGGTCTGGTTTGCTGCTTCTGGGAGGAcagctggggcctggggcagagtcttcccttctctctggtcTCAGGGCAGGTGTCAGCTTGGCAGCAGCCTGGTCTCCAGCTCTGGCAAGAGCGG contains the following coding sequences:
- the LOC122475816 gene encoding protein S100-A3-like, yielding DRTGSRPWEAQRAEVPWASGVSQPLFSHSEDGHTSGAGIGYSREHLPEIRRALRGKHGLCQAGLKELLQKELPTWTPMGLREGVYSEFMSVLDTDKDRKVDFVEYVRSLACLCTFCHDYFKDVTPVTPCSQ